Proteins encoded within one genomic window of Diorhabda sublineata isolate icDioSubl1.1 chromosome 1, icDioSubl1.1, whole genome shotgun sequence:
- the LOC130443400 gene encoding polygalacturonase-like: MNFVIKLAFLPLIFKTSFSFVSNNDCKITDFTQVSKVIERCTDIIISNLLVPGRETLNLNLTKGTKVTFEGVTTFEVAYWNGFLVEFSGEGVYVEGAPGSILYARGEEYWDGQGGSGGVKKPKFVHITTTGGSVFKNLYLLNCPFFCLNVHASDLTISGWVIDVVAGNTRGGLNTDGLGVGYGQNILIENSIVLNQDDCIVVNGGSDMVFRNIQCYGTHGLSMSVGNLANEDEDEGVLKNITFTDCLVADGLYGIHLKTKKGHALITDVTYQNIALSGIQEDGIYINQDYGDIGNLSALIEITDLKMINIYGSVQGELTRPVHIVCNENKCSNWTWSDINILGSGSSYCNFIPSGFSC; the protein is encoded by the exons atgaatttcgTAATTAAATTAGCGTTTTTACCATTAATATTCAAAACTtcgttttcttttgtttctaataatgatTGTAAAATCACAGATTTTACTCAAGTCTCGAAAGTCATTGAGAGATGCACTGATATCATTATTTCGAACCTACTAGTTCCCGGAAGAGAAACCTTGAATCTGAATTTGACTAAAGGTACAAAGGTAACTTTCGAAGGTGTTACCACTTTCGAAGTGGCTTATTGGAATGGTTTCTTGGTAGAATTTTCTGGAGAAGGTGTATACGTAGAAGGAGCTCCAG GTAGCATTTTGTACGCTAGAGGTGAAGAATATTGGGACGGGCAAGGTGGATCTGGTGGGGTCAAAAAACCGAAATTCGTTCATATAACAACAACTGGAGGgtcagttttcaaaaatttatatttgttgaatTGCCCTTTTTTCTGTTTAAACGTACACGCTTCTGATTTAACTATTTCCGGATGGGTCATTGATGTAGTGGCAGGAAATACG AGAGGAGGTCTAAACACCGACGGTCTTGGTGTTGGATATGGTCAGAACATCCTCATAGAAAATTCCATTGTGTTAAACCAAGACGATTGTATAGTGGTTAATGGTGGTTCCGATATGGTTTTTAGAAATATCCAATGTTATGGTACCCACGGTTTGAGTATGTCAGTTGGAAATCTTGCtaatgaagatgaagatgagggcgttttgaaaaatatcactttcACCGATTGCTTAGTAGCCGACGGCCTATACGGGATACATTTGAAGACTAAAAAAGGACATGCGCTTATAACCGATGTTACTTATCAAAATATCGCTTTATCAG gaaTTCAAGAAGATGGAATATACATCAACCAAGATTACGGAGATATTGGAAATTTATCGGCACTGATCGAAATTACcgatttgaaaatgataaatatatacgGGTCCGTACAGGGTGAGCTCACCAGACCTGTTCATATTGTTTGTAACGAAAATAAGTGTTCAAATTGGACATGGTCGGACATCAACATTTTAGGAAGCGGAAGTAGCTATTGCAATTTTATACCATCCGGATTTTCttgttga
- the LOC130447865 gene encoding polygalacturonase-like has protein sequence MIKLQTKIQFFLFVFTLGTRADNTCKVTHFNQVSTAVERCTDIIISNLLVPGGETLKLNVTKGTKVTFEGVTTFEVAYWEGPLLDFSGEGLLVEGAPGSILYAQGEKYWDGQGGGGGVKKPKFVQISTTGGSIFKNIYLLNCPFFCVGMHASDLTITGWVIDAVAGNTQDGLNTDGFGVGHAENLLIENSVVLNQDDCVVVNGGSNMVFRNIQCYGTHGLSMSVGSFTDDNTDGGVLKNITFTDCLVADGLYGIHLKTKKGRALISDVTYKNIAFSGIQEDGIYINQDYGDIGNYSRQIEITNLKMINIYGSVQGELTRPVHIVCSENKCSNWTWSDINILGTGSSYCNFIPSGFSC, from the exons ATGATCAAGTTACAAACCAAAATACAGTTTTTCTTATTCGTTTTCACCCTTGGAACAAGGGCTGACAACACCTGTAAAGTAACACATTTCAATCAAGTTTCGACAGCCGTAGAAAGATGCACTGATATCATTATATCGAATTTACTGGTTCCCGGTGGAGAAACCTTGAAATTGAATGTCACTAAAGGTACCAAAGTAACTTTCGAAGGTGTTACCACTTTCGAAGTTGCTTACTGGGAAGGACCCTTGCTAGATTTTTCCGGAGAAGGTTTACTGGTAGAAGGAGCCCCAG GCAGCATTTTATACGCTCAAGGTGAAAAATATTGGGACGGACAAGGCGGAGGCGGTGGTGTCAAGAAACCAAAATTTGTCCAGATCTCGACAACTGGGggatcaattttcaaaaatatttatttgttgaattgtCCGTTCTTTTGTGTGGGTATGCATGCTTCGGATTTAACAATTACCGGATGGGTAATTGATGCAGTGGCAGGAAATACG CAAGATGGTTTGAACACCGACGGTTTCGGTGTTGGACATGCTGAAAACTTGTTAATCGAAAATTCCGTTGTGTTAAACCAAGACGATTGTGTAGTAGTTAATGGTGGTTCCAATATGGTTTTTAGAAATATCCAATGTTATGGTACCCACGGTTTGAGTATGTCAGTTGGTAGCTTCACCGATGACAATACAGATGGTGgcgttttgaaaaatatcactttcACCGATTGCTTAGTAGCTGACGGCCTATACGGGATACATTTGAAGACTAAAAAAGGACGTGCGCTTATAAGCGATGTCACTTATAAAAACATTGCGTTTTCAG GTATCCAAGAGGATGGAATATACATCAACCAAGATTACGGCGATATTGGAAATTATTCGAGGCAAATCGAaataactaatttgaaaatgataaacaTATATGGGTCCGTACAGGGTGAACTCACCAGACCTGTTCATATTGTATGTAGCgaaaataaatgttcaaattggACATGGTCGGACATTAACATTTTAGGAACCGGAAGCAGCTATTGCAATTTTATACCATCCGGATTTTCTTGTTAA